A single window of Chloracidobacterium sp. DNA harbors:
- a CDS encoding DUF433 domain-containing protein, which translates to MINDPVVSISKDVMGGTPVFTGTRVPIQTLIDFLTAGDTINDFLESIPTVSREQVITYLRQSELQMEKLAA; encoded by the coding sequence ATCATCAACGATCCTGTCGTATCTATTTCGAAAGACGTGATGGGCGGCACGCCGGTATTCACGGGAACTCGTGTGCCTATTCAGACGCTCATCGATTTTCTGACCGCAGGCGACACGATCAATGATTTTCTCGAAAGCATTCCGACGGTCAGCCGCGAACAGGTGATCACCTATCTCCGGCAATCAGAACTTCAGATGGAGAAGCTCGCTGCGTGA